Genomic DNA from Corallococcus silvisoli:
CTCCTTCAGGAGGACGACGAGAGGTTTGTACGGCGACAGCTACAAAAAGATTATCGGTGGTGCCTTCCCGGAGTTTCCTGGGGGATTTCCAGGATCATTTCCGCCCCCCACGCGCCCCGCCACCGGCCCCCCGAAACGCCGCCGGCCCCGGACCAGTACCCCCGAAGGAGCACCAGCGCGGGGCCGGAGCGAACCACTCAACCTGCCTGCGACTACTTCAGGTTGTTGATGGCCGCCATCGCCATCTCGTCCATCTTCTTCATCAGGTTCGTGATCGTGCTCATGATCTGCGAGTCCTGCTGAACCTTCTTCTGCGCCTCCAGGAAGCCGCGCTGCTCCGGCGGGGCCTGGGCGATCATGTCGTCCATCGAGGAGCGCTGGGAGTTGGAGGTGCTGATGGCGGTGGAGAGGACGTTCGCGAGGCCGCTGGCCATGGGGTACTCCTTCAGGAGGACGACGGAGGTTTGTACGGCGACAGCTACAAAAAGATTATCGGTGGTGGGGGTCCAGAGTTTCCTGGGAGATTACCTGGATCATTTCCTGTCCCCTACCCGCCGGGAGAAGGACGGGACTGTCAGCCCTTCAACTTCCCAAGTGCCGGATTCTTCATCCAGGCCTTGAAGGACTCCAGCTGCTGCTGCTCCGCCTTCGGATCAGGCGTGCCCGCGGGCTCCGGGTTCAGGTTCATCTTGCCCCGGCTGGAGCTCTCGAAGCCGTCGGAGCTGCCCTTGGGGCCCGGACGGGAAGCAGCGGGCGCCGCCGCCGTCGGGGCCGCCGCGCCCGGAGGGGTGATGGCCAGCTTGGCGCCGATCTCCGGGTTCATTTCCATCACGGCCTTCTGGATGGTCATGCCGTAGGTGGAGATGCGGTGCTGGAGGTACTCCACCACCTGGCCCAGGATGGGCGGAGGCGGGAGGATGGGCTCCTTCATGAAGCGCGTGAGCGCGTCCTTCACGTCGGTGTAGAGCTGCTGATCCAACGGCGCCGTCGGGGCCGAGGAAGCCACCAGCTTGCGCATGTTGCGCAGCACCTGCTGGAACGTGCCCGTCGCGGACTTGGACTGCTCGTCCAGCTCCACCAGCAGCTTCTCGCGCTTCGCCGTCAGCTCCGGCGGCTCCGGCGGCAGCGGCGGAATCTCTTTCTTGGGGGGGGCCATGAACCTCTCCATCGGTTGAGGTGAATGAATCGAGCCTAACAGATATTACGGGGCTTCCACATCCGACGCGCGGGGCAGGCGCGAGGCCCGGCCAGCGGATCAGCGGCGCGTGAGCGCGTTCACCATGGCGCCCGCCTTGCGCACCACCGGATCATCCACGGGCGTCATCGCCGCGGCGCGACGGAGGTCCTCGAGCGCCTGGGGCTTCTGTCCCATGGCCAGCTTCACCTCCGCGCGGCCCACGTAGACGGCGGGATCCTGCGGCGCCAGCTTCGCGGCCACGTCGAAGGCGGCCAGCGCGCCCTGGCCGTTGCCCGCGGCCATCTCCACCACCCCGAGCGCCTTGGCGAAGTACACGTCGGTGGGGTTCACCGCGTAGAGGCCCTGGAACAGCGTGCGCGCCTCCGCCACCCGGCCCTGGTAGAAGAAGAAGTAGGCCGTCTTGGCGATGGCGTACAGCTCGTCGTTGGAATAGCCGCGCACCTCGCGGAGCGTGGCCTTGCCCTCCGCCCAGCGCTGAAGGAGCGCGGTGAGCTTGGCCTCGTCCTGCGGATCTTCCGGGTCCAGCGCCGCCATGGGTCAGTAGCCCTCGTCCTTCTGCTCTTCCCACATGCGGCGGATGATCTCCTGGGACTCCGCGCTCACCTGGTCCACCAGGCCGAGCATCGCGGACTCGCGCTGCAGCAGCGCCTTGAGGCGCTCCAGGCGCTCCGGCGGCGCGTTCACGCGGGACAGGCCGCGCTCCAGCATCCGGCGCTGCCCGTCATCCCCACGGCCGGCGACGCTGGCCAGGTGGGGCCGGTCGCTGAAGCCCTCCAGGTCCGCGTCGTGCCCGCCCGGGTGCGGCGGCAGCGGCAGCCGAAGCTCCTCCGACGAGTGCGCGGGACCGATGAAGTCCAGCAGCGCCGCCGAGGGCATCGACGGGTTCTTGATGTTGCCCGCCTTGCGCGCCTTCTTCGCCCGCTCGAGCTGGGCGGGATCCACCAACCGCTCACGGACGCTGCGAGGACCTCCCCAGGGCCAAAGCGCGGTGCTGGGGGGCTGATTGTTGATTCTGGCCATGGTGGCCCGACTTCAATACAGGTAGGGGGCCCGCGTCCAGCCCCCTTCAGCGTCCGCCCGTCTGCTCGCGCTGGAGGGCGTAGACGAAGTTCAACACTTCCGCGACCGCGTCGTAGAGCTCTTCGGGCACTTCCTGCCCCACGTCCACCCGGTACAGGGCGTGCGCCAGGGACACGTTGCGCATCACCGGGATGCCATACTGCTTGGCGATCTCCCGGATCTTCTCCGCCTTGAGGCGCATGCCCTTCGCCACGATGCGGGGCGCGCCGTCCGCCTTGTTGTCGTACTTGATGGCGATGGCGATGTCCGCCTCTTCGTCGCTGGCCATGGCCTTCTCCTCAGGCGCGCGCTGGCGGCGCCGCGGTCTGCTGCTGCTTGAGCCCGTAGACGAAGTTCAACACCTCGGCGACCGCGTCGTAGAGCTCCTCCGGGACTTCCTCCCCCACCTCCACGCGAAGCAGCGCGTGCGCCAGCGGGACGTTGCGCAGCAGCGGCACGTCCGACTCGCGCGCCAGCGCCTTGATGCGCTCCGCCTTGGCGTCCATGCCCTTGACGATGACCCGGGGCGCCCCGTCCTTGTTCTGGTCGTACATCAGCGCCACCGCGACGTGGTCCGGGTTGGTGACGATGACGCTCGCGTCCTTCACCGCCTCCATCTGGGCCCCCTCCATGATTTCGTGGTGGAGCTCCTTGCGCTTGGCCTTGTGGTGCGGGTCGCCTTCGCTCTGCTTGTACTCCTTCTTCACCTCCTCCTTCGTCATCATCATGTCCTTCATGTACGACTTGCGCTGCCACCACACGTCGAACACGCCGAAGATGACGAAGAGCATCACGATGCGCACGCTCACCCGGTAGATGAGCTCCCCCAGGATGGCCATGATGCCGTGCGTGTCCTGCCGCACGGTTTCGATGACCAGGGGCATCGAGTCGCGCACCACGCCATAGACGACGTAGGCGGCGACGGAGATCTTGATGAGGTTCTTGAGCAGTTCCACGAAGGACTTCTTCGAGAACATGTTCTTCAACCCGGCGATGGGGTTGAGCTTGTCGAACTTGGGGATGAGCGGGTCGATGGTGAAGAGCGACCCCACCTGGAGGAAGTCCAGGAGGCCGCCCAGCACCGCCGCCCCCCCCACCACCGGCACCGTCAGGAGCAGCAGCGTGCGCAGGCCCATGTAGAGCAGCTGCGTCGTCGCCAGCCCCAGGTCCTGTGAATGGGCGATGGCGTCGAAGCTGAAGCGGAAGAGCGTGGAGATCTCCGTCTCCACGTTGTCCCAGGTTGCCTTGACGATGCCCAGGCCGGCGACGAGCACGGCCACGCCCGTCAGGTCCTTGCTCTTCCAGGTCTGCCCCTTCTTGCGCGCGTCGTCGAGCTTCTTCTGCGACGGTTCTTCTGTTTTGTCGCCACTCTCGTCCGACATGGAGGAATCCCGGGGGGCTCAGGCCAGCAGCCGGATGGCGTGCTGGACCATGCGGAGCATGTTGGCCAGCTCCTGCTGCATGCGTCCGATGATCACGTGCACCGCGATGAACATGATCAGCACGCCCACCAGGGGCTTGAGCGACATGGAGATGAAGAACACCTGGATCTGCGGCGCGACGCGGTTGATGGCGCCCAGGGACAGGTCGGTGACGAACGCCGCCACCATGCCAGGGCCGGCCAGCGCCAGGCTGATCTTCAGGAGGTCCGCGAAGGAGCGGATCATCAGGTCGAAGAAGGGCCACACGCCGCGGCTGAAGTGCGGAAAGCCCTCCAGCGGCACGATGGCGAGGCTGTCCCCGAGCGCCCGGATGATGATGTGGTGCCCGTTCAGCGACAGGAACAGCACCACGCACAGCTGCACCTTGAGGCTGGAGAAGAGCGACACCTGGGTGCCCAGCTGCGGCACGTAGAGCTGGGCGTTGTTGCTGCCCGACATGGTGTCCATCAGCGTGCCGGCCACGCGGGCCGCGTCGAACACGACGTTGACGATGTACGACAGCGCCACGCCGATGAAGACCTCCTTGAGCAGCAGCCCGATGTACGGGAGCGCGCTCAGGGGAATCCGGTCCATCCGGTCCGCCACGGAGGGGAACAGCACCGCGGAGATCAGCAGGCCCAGCCCCAGCTTCATCTCCGAGGGCACGACCTCGCCGCCCAGGAAGGGGCTGAAGATGAGGATGGGCATCACCCGGCACATGATGAGCGCCATCGTGAAGATGACGACCGACAGGTTGACCCGAGAACTCAGCTCGGCCATGAGTTCGCCGATATTCATCTGCCGATGAGCGCCGGGAACCGGTCGAAGACGTGGAAGGTGAAGCGCAGGAGCTGGCCGCCAATCCACGGGCCCGTCATGGCCAGCACGCCGAAGACCAGGACGACCTTGGGCGCGAACGTGAGCGTCTGCTCTTGAATCTGCGTGGTGGCCTGGAACAGCGAGATGAGGAAGCCCACCAGGAGGCTCATGAGCACCGGCGGCGCGGAGACCACGAGCACCAGGAACAGCGCCTCCTGGGTGATGAACGTGAGCTGATTCATGGGAGTGCGGCGCTCCTTACAGGTAGCCGATGACCAGGCCCTTGGCGATGAGGTACCAGCCGTCCACGAGCACGAACAGCAGCAGCTTGAAGGGCATGGAGATGGTCGTGGGCGACAGCATGTGCATGCCCAGCGCCAGGAGGATGTTGGCCACCACCATATCGATGACGATGAAGGGCACGAAGAGCAGGAAGCCAATCTGGAAGGCCTCCTTCAGTTCGGACACGACGAAGGCCGGCACGATGACCATGAAGTCATTCGGGCCAATGTCCTTGCGGTCCTCCTCCTTCCGCATCTTCTTCGCCAGGCTGTAGAAGAGCGTGCGGTCCTTGTTGGTGACCTTCTTCATCAGGAACTCGCGCAGCGGCTCCTTGGACTTGTCCGCCGCCCCCAGCAGCGTGCCCACCGTCTCCGATGAGAACACCGACGTGCCTCGGGACCAGACGTCCACGCCGCCCGCCCGGTACATCTCCTGCCCCACGGGGGCCATGATGTAGACGGTGAGGATGATGGCCAGCCCGGTGATGACCTGGGTGGGGGGAATCTGCTGGGTGCCCAGCGCCGAGCGGACGATGGAGAGCACCACCGAGATCTTCACGAAGCTCGTCACCATCATCAGCGCGAACGGGACCAGCGACATGGCCGCGAGCGCGAGGATGAGGATGAGCGGACGGGAGGTGAACGAGTCGGTGTTCACCGCCTCCTTCAACAGCTCGTCCGGGAGCGCGTCCCCACCCTTCTTCGCCGCGGACGCGACGAAGGGGTGCAGCGACACGAGGGCCGCGAAGAGCCAGGGCGGAGCGCGGAACAGCGGCGGACGGGCGGGAGACGAACGGTTCACGGGACGGCCTTCAGACGCCCGGCGGCGGCGTGGTGCCACCGGTCCGGCGGGAGAGGAGCTTCTGGAGGAAAGGACTCAGGGACACCGGAGCCGCCGGAGGCCGCGCGGCGCGGATGCGCTCCACGGCGTCGCGGTCCAGCTTGGAAACCAGTTGAACGCCACCCTCGCCGCCGCCCACCAGCAGGTACTCGTCCGCGGCCTTCAGGACGAAGAGCGTGCGCCGCTGATCCAGCGGAATGCGCTCCATCACCGACACGACCGACGCCTTGCCCACGGGCACGCCCTGCAACCCCATCAGCCGGCGCAGGCCCACGTTGAGCGTCAGGTAGATGGACGCGAGCACCGCGCCCAGGAGCGCCACCGTGCGCACCACCACCCAGACCAGGCTCTCCTGCTCCTCGGCGGCCTCGGGCGCGGCCACGCCCAGCTCGCGGTCCAGTTCGTCCGCGTGGCGCGTGGCGCGGGCCGCCCCGCTGATGGCGTCCGCGGCCGCGGGCGCCGCCTTGGGTTCGGCGGGCGAAGCCTCCACCGGAGCCACCGAGGACTCCTTCACGGAGGCATCGGGCGAGGCGGAGATGGCGGACGCCTGCGCCAGGGCGGCGGGCGACGTGAGGAACAGCACGGCGCCGAGCAACAGGCGCGAGGAGGAGAGGCGAAGGACTGCCATGGATGGGCGCGAGCCTAGTGCACCCGAGTCAGGACCGCCACGGGGCCGGACAGGACCAGGCCCCCCTGCCCGCCTGCCCTGGGCGCGGAGCGCTCAGCTGAGATGGATGATGCGCACACCCAACTGCCCCTCCAGTTCGACGAGCTCGCCCCGGGCCACGACCTTGCCGTTGACGGACAGGTCCACGGGCTCCCCGGCCCCACGGCGCAGGTCGATGACCTGACCTGTGCGCAGGCCCACCACCTGTTCGGCCGTGATGGGTACGCGAGCCAGCTCCACCGCCACCTGCAAGGGCAGGTCGCTGAGCAGATCGCTTCCGTCCCGGTTGTTGTCGTCCAATGCCGCCCCTTCCAGTTCCGGAGGCACGCCCAGCTCCGGGTTGGTGAAGTCCTCTTTCTCTTCCGAGCCACCCCCGGACTCCCCACCCTGCGGGTTGCCCGCCTCTCCGGGGATGATGTCCGTGATGCGCGCTCGATAGCGGCCGTTCTCCACGAACACGTCCGCCGCGAAGTGGCCGGTGCGGCCCTGGCCCAGCCGCAGCTGGGCCGTGCCGGCTTCACCCCGGTCCGGCCGCGCCGACAGCAGGTCCAGCAGCAGCACGTCCTTGATGCGCAGGGACGTCAGGTCCTGCGCGGACAGCTCCGCCACGCCAATCTCCGCGCGCAGCCAGTCGCGCAGCGAGGACAGCCGCCGCCCGTTGGCCCGCATGTCCTGGCGTCGCAGCTCGCGCCGCTGCGCGCTCTCCACCGCGGGTTCGGCCGCCTCCAGCACCGCCGACGGAACCACCAGCCGCACGATGCCGCGGTGCGACCCCAGCACCGCGTTCAGGTGGACCGCCAGCATCGGGCCGTCCTCGCCCAGCCGCGCGGAGACCTCGTCCACGCCGCGCGCCACGCCGTCCAGCCGGGGCCGGGGGACGCCCGGCTGCAGCCCGGGAACCAGCTCCTTCAGGGCCTCCAGGACGACGTAGCCCATCACGCCCTCCTCGATGTCCGTCAGGGGCCTGAGCCCCACCGTCTCACCGGCGCCGCCCAGCAGCAGGTCCACCGCCGAGTGCGCCAGGGACAGCTCGATCTCCAGGACCACCCGGCCCTTGAGCGCGCCGGGCGCCAGCACCGCCAGGAAGGACGGGTCGCCCAGGAAGCGGCGCAGCTCCGTCATGGGGCGAGCCTGGGCGGACTCCACCGACAGGCGCACGTCCACGTCGAACAGGGCCTTGAGGCGCGCGCAGACGGTCTCCAGCGTGCCCGCGTTGGGCGTGAGCCAGCGCAGCCGCTCGGCCAGCTGGCCCTGCATCCGCGACACCTTCTCCAGGCCCGTGAAGGCGAACGGCCGCCACGGCGAGACCGGCGCGGGGGCCGGCGCCGGAGCCGCGGGCTTCGGGGGAGGTCCCAGCTTCCGGGTGTCGACCAACATGGTGCGCTCGAAGACTCCGGGCTCGTCTTCCGGCTCCAGGCTCATGTCTTCGCCTCGAACCTCAACGTTTCAAGCGCCAGCCCCCGGCCTCCCAGGGCGCTGCGCAGGCCATCGCTCTGCTCTTCCAGGAGCTTCAGCGTGTCGCGGTCGTTGCCGCTGAAGACCGCGGAGATCTTGCCGTTCTTCGCGCTGACCTTGATGGACAGGCCGTTGAGCACGTCCCCGCGCAGGTCGATCTGGAACTCCGCGTTGCCCGCGGCGTTGGTGCCCACGCGCACGCGCTCCACGATCTTCTGGGCGATCTCGTTGGCCATGGCGCGCAGGCGCTCCGAGCCCGCCGTGTCCTTGGGCTTGGCCACCGGCACCGGCGCCATCAGCGCGGGGTTGAAGCGGAAGCCCGCGGCGGCCATCTGCCCGCCCTTGTCGTCCTTGTCCTTGCTGGCTCCGCCCCCGCCCGCGCCCTTGCCGCCGCCGGCGTTGACGTCGATCTTCAGCTCGCCCTTCTCCTGGCTCAGCCGCCCGGCCTGCCCTTCCGACTTGGACAGGTCACCCTCGCGTACGTCGTTGGAGCGCTTCTCCTCCACGACCTCCGACTTGCGGGTCTCCGACTGCTTCGACAGGTTCTGGGTCTCGCCGTTGCGCTGGGACTGCTGGGCGCCCTGAGCGGATTCGCCGGGCCGGGCCGTGGGGGCCTCCTTCTGGGCCAGCTTCTCGTCGAAGGTCTTCGCCTGGCCCTGGGCGGCGCGCGCGAGCACCTGCTTGCCCAGGGGCAGCTTCTGCTCCTGCGCCGCCTTCGGCTGGGCCTGTTCGGCCTGCCCCTGCTGGACGAGCTTGGAGAAGACGGAGTCCCCCTGCAGGCGCTTCTGGGTCTTCGCCTCCGCGAGCTTGCGCTCCTGGATCATCCGCTCCGCCAAGCGCGCGGCATCGCGATCATCATCAACTCGGCTCATGGGGTCTCTCCAGACTCAAAGCGGGCGGCGGGAGGTTACTTGCGCTGGCGGGCCAGGAACAAGGCGTTGCCGATCTCCTCCTGGTTCAGTTCCTCGCGCTCCTGACGTTCCTTGCGCACCTGCTTCTGGAACGTTTCCTTGTTCTTTTCGATGGCCTTGAGCTCCTTGGCGGCCTCGGCCATCAGCATGCGGCGCTGCTCCACCAGGCGGGCGGCCGTCCGGACCACCTCCTTCTGGTGCTCAATCTGGAGCGCGACCTGGGCCTCGTCGTCCTTCAGGCGCTCCTCGAAGCGGCCCATCATGTTCATGCCGTTGATGCCGGCGCCCTTGGCCATCAGCTGCTGGAAGTACTCGGCGACCTTCGCCTTGCGCTCCTTGCGGCGGCGCTCCAGCTCCGCCTCCAGGCGCACCTGCTCCTGCTTTTCCTTCTCCAGCGCCTTGATGGCGTCGGAGAAGGCCCGCTCGGCCTCCTCCTTCGCCTTCTCACGCATGTCCAACAACACCTGCAACCGGTACGGGGGCATGGTGAGGGCATCCTACCCAAAAACGGCCCTGTCCACGCGGCTCCCCCCGGATGGAGGCGCTTCAGTCCTCGAACAGGGCGATGAGCTTCTCCACCGTCTCCTCGTAGGGGGAGTTGGAGTGGGTGTCCTGCTTGAGGAAGTCGATGATGGCGTCGTACTTCTCGATGGCGTAGTCCGTCTTGGGGTCGGCGCCCGCCTGGTAGGCGCCCAGCAGGATGAGGTCGCGCTGCTTCTCGTAGGTGGAGAGCGTCTCGCGCAGCTTCCCCGCGGCCTTCTTGTGCTCCTTGGTGACGATGCCGCTCATCACACGGCTGAGGCTGGCCAGCACGTCCATCGCGGGCCACTGGTTTCGCTCGCCCAGGGCACGGTTGAGGATGAAGTGGCCGTCGAGAATACCTCGGACTTCGTCGGCGATGGGCTCTTCCATGTCACCGCCGGCCACGAGGCAGGTGTAGATGGCGGTGCACTTGCCCTTCTCCGAGTTGCCCGTGCGCTCCAGGATGCGCGGCAGCATGGAGAAGACGCTGGGCGGATAGCCCTGACGCGCGGGGGGCTCGCCAATGGCGAGGCCGATGTCGCGCTGGGCGCGCGCCAGACGCGTCACCGTGTCGAGCATGAAGAGCACGTTGCCGCCGCGCTCGCGGAAGTACTCCGCGATGGCCGTGGCGACATAGGCGGCGCGCAGACGCACGAGGCTGGGCTGATCCGACGTGGCGCACACGAGCACGGCGCGCTTCATGCCCTCCTCGCCCATCGCGTCCTCGATGAACTCGCGCACCTCGCGACCACGTTCGCCGATGAGCGCCACGACGCTGAGGTCCGCTTGGGTGTTGCGTGCAATCTGGCCCATCAACGTGGACTTGCCGACGCCGGAGCCCGCGAAGAGGCCCACGCGCTGGCCTTCGCCCACCGTGAGCAGTCCGTCGATGCAGCGCACCCCCAGGGGCAGCGGCCGTTCGATGCGCTGGCGGGTGAAGGGGTCCGGACAGTCGCGGTCCACGGACCAGTCAACAAAGCCCTCGCCCTCCAGGGGCCTGCCGTCCATGGGCTCGCCGATGCCGTTGAGCACGCGGCCCAGGAGCGCGTCCCCGCACTTGATGGTGAGCGGGCGGCCGGTGGGGATGCACTCGCTGTCCGGCCCGATGCCGTACAGCTCGCCCAGGGGCATGAGCATCACCTCGTCGCCCACGAAGCCCACCACCTCCGACTTCATCAGGCCGCGCTGGCGGTTCTTGACGAGCACCACCTCGCCAATGCGCACGTTGGGCACGCTCGCCTTGATGACGAGGCCGGTCAGTTCGGTGA
This window encodes:
- the sctU gene encoding type III secretion system export apparatus subunit SctU; its protein translation is MSDESGDKTEEPSQKKLDDARKKGQTWKSKDLTGVAVLVAGLGIVKATWDNVETEISTLFRFSFDAIAHSQDLGLATTQLLYMGLRTLLLLTVPVVGGAAVLGGLLDFLQVGSLFTIDPLIPKFDKLNPIAGLKNMFSKKSFVELLKNLIKISVAAYVVYGVVRDSMPLVIETVRQDTHGIMAILGELIYRVSVRIVMLFVIFGVFDVWWQRKSYMKDMMMTKEEVKKEYKQSEGDPHHKAKRKELHHEIMEGAQMEAVKDASVIVTNPDHVAVALMYDQNKDGAPRVIVKGMDAKAERIKALARESDVPLLRNVPLAHALLRVEVGEEVPEELYDAVAEVLNFVYGLKQQQTAAPPARA
- the fliQ gene encoding flagellar biosynthesis protein FliQ codes for the protein MNQLTFITQEALFLVLVVSAPPVLMSLLVGFLISLFQATTQIQEQTLTFAPKVVLVFGVLAMTGPWIGGQLLRFTFHVFDRFPALIGR
- a CDS encoding flagellar assembly protein FliH — encoded protein: MPPYRLQVLLDMREKAKEEAERAFSDAIKALEKEKQEQVRLEAELERRRKERKAKVAEYFQQLMAKGAGINGMNMMGRFEERLKDDEAQVALQIEHQKEVVRTAARLVEQRRMLMAEAAKELKAIEKNKETFQKQVRKERQEREELNQEEIGNALFLARQRK
- a CDS encoding flagellar biosynthetic protein FliO; the encoded protein is MAVLRLSSSRLLLGAVLFLTSPAALAQASAISASPDASVKESSVAPVEASPAEPKAAPAAADAISGAARATRHADELDRELGVAAPEAAEEQESLVWVVVRTVALLGAVLASIYLTLNVGLRRLMGLQGVPVGKASVVSVMERIPLDQRRTLFVLKAADEYLLVGGGEGGVQLVSKLDRDAVERIRAARPPAAPVSLSPFLQKLLSRRTGGTTPPPGV
- the sctR gene encoding type III secretion system export apparatus subunit SctR, with product MNRSSPARPPLFRAPPWLFAALVSLHPFVASAAKKGGDALPDELLKEAVNTDSFTSRPLILILALAAMSLVPFALMMVTSFVKISVVLSIVRSALGTQQIPPTQVITGLAIILTVYIMAPVGQEMYRAGGVDVWSRGTSVFSSETVGTLLGAADKSKEPLREFLMKKVTNKDRTLFYSLAKKMRKEEDRKDIGPNDFMVIVPAFVVSELKEAFQIGFLLFVPFIVIDMVVANILLALGMHMLSPTTISMPFKLLLFVLVDGWYLIAKGLVIGYL
- a CDS encoding SycD/LcrH family type III secretion system chaperone; this translates as MAALDPEDPQDEAKLTALLQRWAEGKATLREVRGYSNDELYAIAKTAYFFFYQGRVAEARTLFQGLYAVNPTDVYFAKALGVVEMAAGNGQGALAAFDVAAKLAPQDPAVYVGRAEVKLAMGQKPQALEDLRRAAAMTPVDDPVVRKAGAMVNALTRR
- a CDS encoding flagellar hook-length control protein FliK, producing the protein MSRVDDDRDAARLAERMIQERKLAEAKTQKRLQGDSVFSKLVQQGQAEQAQPKAAQEQKLPLGKQVLARAAQGQAKTFDEKLAQKEAPTARPGESAQGAQQSQRNGETQNLSKQSETRKSEVVEEKRSNDVREGDLSKSEGQAGRLSQEKGELKIDVNAGGGKGAGGGGASKDKDDKGGQMAAAGFRFNPALMAPVPVAKPKDTAGSERLRAMANEIAQKIVERVRVGTNAAGNAEFQIDLRGDVLNGLSIKVSAKNGKISAVFSGNDRDTLKLLEEQSDGLRSALGGRGLALETLRFEAKT
- the sctN gene encoding type III secretion system ATPase SctN, whose product is MAIDLSRYFELIKEASLVRVRGRVTELTGLVIKASVPNVRIGEVVLVKNRQRGLMKSEVVGFVGDEVMLMPLGELYGIGPDSECIPTGRPLTIKCGDALLGRVLNGIGEPMDGRPLEGEGFVDWSVDRDCPDPFTRQRIERPLPLGVRCIDGLLTVGEGQRVGLFAGSGVGKSTLMGQIARNTQADLSVVALIGERGREVREFIEDAMGEEGMKRAVLVCATSDQPSLVRLRAAYVATAIAEYFRERGGNVLFMLDTVTRLARAQRDIGLAIGEPPARQGYPPSVFSMLPRILERTGNSEKGKCTAIYTCLVAGGDMEEPIADEVRGILDGHFILNRALGERNQWPAMDVLASLSRVMSGIVTKEHKKAAGKLRETLSTYEKQRDLILLGAYQAGADPKTDYAIEKYDAIIDFLKQDTHSNSPYEETVEKLIALFED
- a CDS encoding flagellar biosynthetic protein FliR, which gives rise to MAELSSRVNLSVVIFTMALIMCRVMPILIFSPFLGGEVVPSEMKLGLGLLISAVLFPSVADRMDRIPLSALPYIGLLLKEVFIGVALSYIVNVVFDAARVAGTLMDTMSGSNNAQLYVPQLGTQVSLFSSLKVQLCVVLFLSLNGHHIIIRALGDSLAIVPLEGFPHFSRGVWPFFDLMIRSFADLLKISLALAGPGMVAAFVTDLSLGAINRVAPQIQVFFISMSLKPLVGVLIMFIAVHVIIGRMQQELANMLRMVQHAIRLLA
- a CDS encoding EscU/YscU/HrcU family type III secretion system export apparatus switch protein; translated protein: MASDEEADIAIAIKYDNKADGAPRIVAKGMRLKAEKIREIAKQYGIPVMRNVSLAHALYRVDVGQEVPEELYDAVAEVLNFVYALQREQTGGR
- the sctQ gene encoding type III secretion system cytoplasmic ring protein SctQ, with amino-acid sequence MSLEPEDEPGVFERTMLVDTRKLGPPPKPAAPAPAPAPVSPWRPFAFTGLEKVSRMQGQLAERLRWLTPNAGTLETVCARLKALFDVDVRLSVESAQARPMTELRRFLGDPSFLAVLAPGALKGRVVLEIELSLAHSAVDLLLGGAGETVGLRPLTDIEEGVMGYVVLEALKELVPGLQPGVPRPRLDGVARGVDEVSARLGEDGPMLAVHLNAVLGSHRGIVRLVVPSAVLEAAEPAVESAQRRELRRQDMRANGRRLSSLRDWLRAEIGVAELSAQDLTSLRIKDVLLLDLLSARPDRGEAGTAQLRLGQGRTGHFAADVFVENGRYRARITDIIPGEAGNPQGGESGGGSEEKEDFTNPELGVPPELEGAALDDNNRDGSDLLSDLPLQVAVELARVPITAEQVVGLRTGQVIDLRRGAGEPVDLSVNGKVVARGELVELEGQLGVRIIHLS